From the Gordonia bronchialis DSM 43247 genome, one window contains:
- the acpM gene encoding meromycolate extension acyl carrier protein AcpM: MAATQEQLIAGIAEIIEEVTGIEPSEVTMEKSFVDDLDIDSLSMVEIAVQTEDKYGVKIPDEDLAGLRTVGDAVSYIQKLEAENPEAAAAIQAQVEADKNS, from the coding sequence GTGGCTGCCACCCAGGAACAACTCATTGCCGGCATCGCCGAGATCATCGAGGAAGTCACCGGCATCGAGCCGTCCGAGGTGACGATGGAGAAGTCGTTCGTCGACGACCTGGACATCGACTCGCTGTCCATGGTGGAGATCGCCGTGCAGACCGAGGACAAGTACGGCGTCAAGATCCCCGATGAGGATCTGGCCGGACTGCGCACCGTCGGCGACGCCGTCTCCTACATCCAGAAGCTCGAGGCCGAGAACCCCGAGGCCGCCGCCGCCATCCAGGCTCAGGTCGAGGCAGACAAGAACTCGTGA
- a CDS encoding SGNH/GDSL hydrolase family protein translates to MLPNSSSELGLDGLDLTQIPFLRDLLAPRTDPSSGRTGCGNVIQIGDSTSVGIDDASHAPNPADRLTARYRSVGARTVALDAVGGRSIVERVNGAPNADEAVATHLARGDRGCWVIAMGVNDAANIVVGSRVGADERIDRIMKQLRGQPVLWPTVVTGSTTVRGYSAAGMRSFNDALRRALSRYPNLAVYDWAAEVSPAWFADGIHYTATGTAERNRRFAAALAVAFPVGATTPAVRWVRT, encoded by the coding sequence ATGCTCCCGAACAGTTCATCCGAACTCGGACTCGACGGCCTCGACCTGACTCAGATCCCGTTCCTGCGCGACCTGCTCGCCCCGCGCACGGACCCGTCGTCGGGCCGCACCGGATGCGGCAACGTCATCCAGATCGGCGACTCCACGTCGGTCGGCATCGACGATGCTTCCCACGCACCCAACCCGGCCGACCGTCTGACGGCACGGTATCGCTCGGTCGGCGCGCGGACCGTCGCCCTCGACGCCGTCGGCGGACGATCGATCGTCGAGCGCGTGAACGGAGCGCCGAACGCCGACGAGGCCGTCGCGACACATCTCGCGCGGGGTGATCGCGGCTGCTGGGTGATCGCGATGGGAGTCAACGACGCCGCCAACATCGTCGTCGGCAGCCGTGTGGGTGCCGATGAACGCATCGACCGCATCATGAAGCAACTTCGGGGGCAACCGGTGCTGTGGCCAACGGTCGTCACCGGCTCCACCACGGTGCGCGGATATAGCGCCGCCGGCATGCGCAGTTTCAACGACGCCCTGCGTCGTGCCCTGTCGCGCTACCCGAACCTCGCCGTGTACGACTGGGCCGCGGAGGTGTCGCCGGCCTGGTTCGCCGACGGAATCCACTACACCGCAACGGGCACCGCCGAACGCAACCGACGGTTCGCCGCGGCACTCGCCGTCGCCTTCCCCGTGGGCGCGACGACACCCGCAGTGCGCTGGGTCCGGACCTGA
- a CDS encoding ACP S-malonyltransferase: MLTMLAPGQGSQTPGMLTPWLDLPGVRDQLATWSKLTRLDLERLGTTATAEEITDTAVTQPLVVAAALLAFDEFSKGSELPADAVIAGHSVGELAAAAITGVISSDEALTLAAVRGAEMARACAIEPTTMAAVLGGDEAEVLARLDELALVPANRNAAGQIVAAGAVSAIEELVAAPPAKARVRTIPVAGAFHTHYMAPAQEAVAQAASRITPSDPNRTLLSNSDGQPAADGADALTKLVAQVTSPVRWDLCSAYLREQGVSGVVELPPAGTLVGIAKRELKGTPSVALKEPADIAKITELG; this comes from the coding sequence GTGCTCACGATGCTTGCTCCCGGACAGGGTTCTCAGACGCCTGGCATGCTCACGCCATGGCTGGATCTTCCCGGCGTACGTGATCAACTGGCGACCTGGTCGAAGCTGACCCGCCTCGATCTGGAACGCCTCGGTACCACCGCCACCGCGGAGGAAATCACCGACACCGCAGTCACCCAGCCGCTCGTCGTCGCCGCGGCGCTGCTCGCCTTCGACGAGTTCAGCAAGGGTTCCGAACTCCCGGCCGATGCCGTGATCGCCGGCCACTCCGTCGGGGAACTCGCCGCCGCCGCGATCACCGGCGTCATCAGCTCCGACGAGGCACTCACGCTCGCCGCGGTCCGCGGGGCCGAGATGGCCCGTGCGTGTGCGATCGAGCCGACCACCATGGCCGCCGTTCTCGGTGGTGACGAGGCCGAGGTCCTCGCCCGCCTCGACGAACTCGCTCTGGTGCCGGCCAACCGCAACGCGGCCGGTCAGATCGTCGCCGCCGGTGCCGTGTCGGCCATCGAGGAACTCGTGGCCGCGCCGCCGGCGAAGGCCCGGGTCCGTACGATCCCGGTCGCCGGCGCATTCCACACGCACTACATGGCACCTGCCCAGGAGGCCGTGGCGCAGGCCGCCTCCCGCATCACCCCGTCCGATCCCAACCGCACCCTGCTGTCCAACTCGGACGGGCAGCCGGCGGCGGACGGTGCCGACGCACTGACCAAACTGGTCGCCCAGGTCACCAGCCCGGTGCGATGGGACCTGTGCTCGGCCTACCTGCGCGAGCAGGGCGTCAGCGGCGTCGTCGAGCTGCCCCCGGCCGGAACACTGGTCGGAATCGCCAAGCGCGAGCTCAAGGGCACACCGTCAGTCGCTCTCAAGGAGCCCGCCGACATCGCGAAGATCACCGAACTTGGATAG
- a CDS encoding acyltransferase family protein: protein MPRPTHRGATYLPALDGLRALAVILVVLYHLHVPGFSSGLLGVGVFFTLSGFLITSLLLATRKRTGGFALGRFWPARARRLLPALLLVLATSIAATAAVMPNKLNEYWWQGVSALAYVNNWHNIASADDYFDRFAGPGPFDHLWSLSIDKQFYLIWPLLLAGLLFMFKRRLFVTLAIIGLALLSFYLLDATAHIGFDNTRAYEGTDTRAGGLLLGAALAFWWPARARTVTHGMRCTIDVAALAGLVVIVSLARNTPDGAITLYQSGIALLSVATIAVLIATVVPETLVATVLALPPLRWIGERSYGIYLWHMPVIAFVPATIRTGYPVANAAIVVAFTVVMSALSWRYVEDPIRRGGLRAALRARPVVRKPMIPRLLDSIIDQLIRLVGLLEGQRGCWVMAMGINDTANVEVGGPGPVDMRIDRLLGPLRGQPVLWPTVITSPINENPAYDNRAMRRFNRALVKACARYPNLRIYDWAAEARPDWFSDGIHYTEAGYIQRAYRFAIALATVFPAHDLAPAGCVLRSSDVIAPPPTLSPVGGPPRRG, encoded by the coding sequence ATGCCACGCCCCACACACAGGGGGGCGACCTACCTGCCGGCTCTCGACGGTCTCCGCGCGCTGGCGGTGATACTCGTCGTCCTCTATCACCTGCACGTACCCGGTTTCAGCAGCGGACTACTCGGCGTCGGGGTGTTCTTCACCCTGAGTGGGTTTCTCATCACCTCACTGCTGCTCGCCACCCGCAAGCGCACCGGCGGTTTCGCCCTCGGCCGGTTCTGGCCGGCCCGTGCCCGACGCCTCCTGCCGGCGCTGCTGCTCGTGCTCGCCACCTCGATTGCCGCGACCGCGGCGGTTATGCCGAACAAGCTCAATGAGTATTGGTGGCAAGGGGTTTCGGCGCTCGCCTACGTGAACAACTGGCACAACATCGCCTCGGCCGATGACTATTTCGACCGGTTTGCCGGACCCGGACCCTTTGATCATCTGTGGTCGTTGTCGATCGACAAGCAGTTCTATCTCATCTGGCCGCTGCTGCTCGCCGGGTTGCTGTTCATGTTCAAACGCCGTTTGTTCGTGACGCTCGCGATCATCGGGCTCGCCCTGCTGTCCTTCTATCTCCTCGACGCGACCGCGCACATCGGCTTCGACAACACGCGGGCCTATGAGGGCACCGACACCCGGGCCGGCGGGTTGCTCCTCGGCGCGGCACTCGCGTTCTGGTGGCCCGCTCGCGCGCGCACCGTCACCCACGGCATGCGGTGCACCATCGACGTGGCGGCCCTCGCCGGGCTCGTAGTCATCGTGTCGCTGGCGCGTAACACCCCCGACGGCGCGATCACGCTGTACCAGAGCGGGATCGCGCTGCTCTCCGTCGCGACCATCGCGGTCCTGATCGCAACCGTGGTTCCCGAGACGCTCGTCGCCACGGTGCTCGCACTCCCGCCGCTGCGATGGATTGGGGAACGTTCCTACGGCATCTACCTCTGGCACATGCCGGTCATCGCTTTCGTCCCGGCAACCATCCGCACCGGATACCCGGTGGCCAACGCGGCCATCGTCGTCGCGTTCACGGTGGTGATGTCGGCGCTGTCCTGGCGCTACGTCGAAGATCCCATCCGTCGCGGCGGCCTGCGTGCTGCTCTGCGTGCCCGTCCCGTCGTGAGGAAGCCCATGATCCCCCGCTTGCTCGACTCGATCATCGATCAGCTGATCCGGCTCGTCGGTCTGCTCGAGGGACAGCGCGGATGCTGGGTCATGGCGATGGGCATCAACGACACGGCCAACGTCGAGGTCGGCGGCCCCGGCCCGGTGGACATGCGTATCGACCGCCTGCTCGGGCCGCTACGCGGCCAGCCCGTGCTGTGGCCCACCGTCATCACCAGCCCGATCAACGAGAATCCCGCCTACGACAATCGCGCGATGCGCCGGTTCAATCGGGCGCTGGTCAAAGCGTGTGCGCGGTATCCGAATCTACGGATCTACGACTGGGCAGCCGAGGCGCGGCCGGACTGGTTCAGCGACGGCATCCACTACACCGAGGCCGGCTACATCCAGCGCGCCTACCGGTTCGCCATCGCGCTCGCGACGGTGTTTCCGGCCCACGATCTGGCGCCGGCGGGTTGCGTGTTGCGCAGTTCCGACGTCATCGCCCCACCGCCGACCCTGTCCCCGGTCGGCGGGCCGCCACGCCGCGGCTGA
- a CDS encoding peroxiredoxin: MSDSASPSAPDRAAVGSSAPGFELRDQNHQVVSLDKLRADRAVLIVFFPLAFTGTCQGELGYIRDHLPRFDNDAVTTVAVSVGPSPTHKVWSSAQGFLFPILSDFWPHGEVARAYGVFNEQQGIANRGTFVVDRDGTVVFSDMVGPGEVREADLWDKALAALD; this comes from the coding sequence ATGAGCGATTCCGCATCACCGTCGGCGCCGGACCGGGCCGCGGTCGGGTCCAGCGCGCCCGGGTTCGAGCTACGTGACCAGAACCATCAGGTGGTGTCCCTGGACAAGTTGCGGGCCGACCGCGCTGTGCTGATCGTCTTCTTCCCGCTGGCGTTCACCGGGACATGTCAGGGCGAACTGGGCTACATCCGCGACCATCTGCCGCGTTTCGACAACGACGCGGTGACCACTGTCGCGGTGTCGGTCGGACCGTCGCCAACGCATAAGGTGTGGTCCTCGGCGCAGGGCTTCCTGTTTCCGATCCTCTCGGACTTCTGGCCGCACGGCGAGGTCGCCCGGGCCTACGGGGTTTTCAACGAACAGCAGGGTATCGCCAATCGCGGAACCTTCGTCGTCGACCGCGACGGCACCGTCGTCTTCTCCGACATGGTCGGCCCGGGCGAGGTGCGCGAGGCCGATCTGTGGGACAAGGCGCTCGCCGCCCTCGACTGA
- a CDS encoding PucR family transcriptional regulator yields the protein MSDARMNQQPPGMDVFGERGAHVPAPATVHDALPDTLLRRVKQYSGRLATEAVHSMQDQLPYFGDLDAAQRASVQLVVQTAVVNFVEWIQDPEGNVKFTVQAFQVVPQDLARRITLLQTVEMVRVAMEFFEKWLPLLARNDAQLRALTESVLRYGREIGFAAASIYASAAESRGAWDSRLEALVVDAVVRGDTGPQLLSRAAALNWDSDAPATVLVGAPPPEQNVSVPLAIHNTARAHDRSALSVVQGKFLVAIVSGALKPTEKFTSALLEHFADGPVVIGPTMPNLGSAHASATEAMAGIEAVVGWPNAPRPVHSLELLPERALNGDESAMAALSESLVRPLAKGGATLNTTLEAYLDSGGSVESCARVLYIHPNTVRYRLKKISEITGRDPTNPRDAYVLRIAATVGRLTHFRHESLSQET from the coding sequence GTGTCGGACGCGCGGATGAATCAACAGCCCCCGGGCATGGACGTGTTCGGCGAGCGCGGCGCGCACGTCCCTGCCCCGGCGACGGTGCACGACGCGCTGCCGGACACGTTGCTGCGACGCGTGAAGCAGTACAGCGGGCGGCTGGCCACCGAGGCCGTGCACTCGATGCAGGATCAGCTCCCCTACTTCGGGGATCTCGATGCCGCGCAGCGCGCCAGTGTCCAGTTGGTCGTGCAGACCGCGGTGGTCAACTTCGTCGAGTGGATCCAGGATCCCGAGGGCAACGTGAAGTTCACGGTGCAGGCCTTCCAGGTGGTGCCCCAGGACCTCGCGCGTCGGATCACGCTGTTGCAGACGGTCGAGATGGTGCGCGTCGCCATGGAGTTCTTCGAGAAGTGGCTGCCGCTGCTCGCCCGCAACGACGCCCAGCTGCGGGCCCTGACCGAATCCGTCCTGCGGTACGGCCGCGAGATCGGATTCGCCGCGGCGTCGATCTACGCCTCGGCCGCGGAATCACGCGGTGCGTGGGACTCCCGGCTCGAGGCACTCGTGGTCGACGCCGTGGTCCGCGGCGACACCGGACCGCAGCTGCTGTCCCGGGCGGCCGCTCTGAACTGGGATTCCGATGCGCCGGCGACGGTTCTCGTCGGAGCTCCACCACCCGAGCAAAATGTGTCGGTGCCGCTGGCGATCCACAACACCGCCCGGGCCCACGACCGGTCGGCACTGTCGGTGGTGCAGGGCAAGTTCCTGGTCGCCATCGTCAGTGGGGCGCTCAAACCGACCGAGAAATTCACCAGCGCACTACTCGAGCATTTCGCCGACGGACCGGTCGTCATCGGGCCGACGATGCCCAACCTGGGCAGTGCGCACGCGAGCGCGACCGAGGCGATGGCCGGGATCGAAGCCGTCGTCGGCTGGCCGAACGCTCCCCGGCCGGTGCACAGTCTCGAACTTCTGCCCGAGCGGGCGCTGAACGGAGACGAGTCGGCGATGGCCGCGTTGAGCGAGTCGTTGGTGCGTCCGCTCGCCAAAGGCGGGGCGACTCTGAACACGACTCTGGAGGCGTACCTCGACTCGGGAGGGTCGGTCGAATCGTGCGCCCGCGTACTGTATATCCATCCAAATACGGTTCGTTACAGACTGAAGAAAATTTCTGAAATCACAGGACGTGATCCAACTAACCCTCGCGACGCGTATGTCTTGAGGATCGCGGCAACAGTAGGTCGACTGACACACTTCCGACACGAATCGTTATCACAAGAAACATGA
- a CDS encoding DUF3052 domain-containing protein: MVAATDGNSADSRAQKLGLQSGMVVQELGWDEDTDDDLRADIEDAIGADMLDDDSDDVIDVVVLWWRDDDGDLVDALMDAIGPLADDGFVWVFSPKTGNDGYVDPSEIAEAAPTAGLTQTSVVSLGEWSGSRLVQPKARSGKRP, from the coding sequence GTGGTAGCCGCCACAGACGGTAACTCTGCGGACAGTAGGGCCCAGAAACTCGGCTTGCAGTCCGGAATGGTCGTGCAGGAGCTCGGCTGGGACGAGGACACCGACGACGATCTGCGCGCCGACATCGAGGACGCCATCGGGGCGGACATGCTCGATGACGACTCCGACGACGTGATCGACGTCGTCGTGCTCTGGTGGCGGGATGACGACGGCGATCTGGTGGATGCGTTGATGGACGCCATCGGACCGCTCGCCGACGACGGGTTCGTGTGGGTGTTCTCGCCGAAGACGGGCAACGACGGTTACGTCGACCCCAGCGAGATCGCCGAAGCCGCACCCACCGCGGGACTGACCCAGACGTCGGTGGTCAGCCTCGGGGAATGGTCGGGATCGCGTCTCGTGCAGCCCAAGGCACGCTCCGGCAAACGCCCATGA
- the aceE gene encoding pyruvate dehydrogenase (acetyl-transferring), homodimeric type: MTDKAAGTTGSADTTSERSGSDADPQRNGHASNRVRVIREGVASYLPDIDPEETGEWLESLDQLIDQAGPSRARYLMLRLLERAGEKRVSIPSLTSTDYVNTITTEREPWFPGDEAVERRFRRILRWNAAIMVHRAQRPGVGVGGHISTYASSATLYEVGFNHFFRGLDHPGGGDQIFIQGHAAPGIYARAFLEGRIDESRMDGFRQEHSHAGEGGGLPSYPHPRLMPDFWQFPTVSMGLGPMNAIYQARFNHYLHDRGIKDTSDQHVWAFLGDGEMDEAESRGFASFAATEGLDNLTFVINCNLQRLDGPVRGNGKIIQELESFFRGAGWNVIKVIWGREWDKLFYADKEGALVNLMNTTPDGDFQTYRANDGGFIRDHFFARDPRTKELVKNMSDADIWEMKRGGHDYRKVYAAYAAAMAHKGQPTVILAHTIKGYLLGSHFEGRNATHQMKKLTLDDLKAFRDNNRIPITDAQLEENPYLPPYYNPGPESAEIQYMLDRRKALGGSLPARRTSSKVLRPDVSQALKTAAKGSGKQQVATTMALVRIFKDLLRDKEIGKRIVPIIPDEARTFGMDSWFPSLKIYNRNGQLYTAVDAELMLAYKESSEGQILHEGINEAGSAASFTAVGTSYSTHDEPMIPLYIFYSMFGFQRTGDSFWAAADQMTRGFLIGATAGRTTLTGEGLQHADGQSPLLAATNPAVVAYDPAFAFELGHIIADGLERMYGENPENVYYYLTVYNEPISQPARPENLDVAGVLKGIYRFADAPEGKEHPASILVSGVTMPDALRAQELLAQEWNVGANVYSVTSWSELARDGIRADRAAVREPSADGARAYLTEVLADVPGPFVAVSDYMRGVQEQIRAYVPGTYLTLGTDGFGFSDTRPAARRFFNVDAESIVVGVLVALARDGHIPFTVAREAADKYQITDVSAAEVSYADTGSA, translated from the coding sequence GTGACCGACAAGGCAGCAGGCACGACCGGCAGCGCCGACACCACCAGTGAGCGCAGCGGATCCGACGCGGACCCCCAGCGCAACGGACACGCGTCCAACCGCGTCCGGGTGATCCGCGAGGGAGTCGCATCGTATCTGCCCGACATCGACCCCGAGGAGACCGGCGAGTGGCTGGAGTCCCTCGACCAGCTGATCGATCAGGCCGGTCCGTCCCGGGCGCGCTACCTGATGCTGCGCCTGCTCGAGCGCGCCGGCGAGAAGCGGGTGTCCATCCCGTCGCTGACCTCCACGGACTACGTCAACACCATCACCACCGAACGCGAGCCCTGGTTCCCTGGCGATGAGGCCGTCGAGCGACGGTTCCGCCGCATCCTGCGCTGGAACGCGGCGATCATGGTCCACCGCGCCCAGCGACCCGGCGTCGGTGTCGGCGGCCACATCTCCACCTACGCGTCGTCGGCGACGCTCTACGAAGTCGGCTTCAATCACTTCTTCCGCGGTCTCGACCATCCCGGCGGCGGCGACCAGATCTTCATCCAGGGCCACGCCGCTCCGGGCATCTACGCCCGTGCCTTCCTCGAGGGCCGCATCGACGAGTCCCGCATGGACGGATTCCGCCAGGAACACAGCCACGCCGGTGAGGGCGGCGGCCTGCCGTCGTATCCGCACCCCCGGCTGATGCCGGATTTCTGGCAGTTCCCGACCGTCTCGATGGGCCTCGGCCCGATGAACGCCATCTACCAGGCGCGGTTCAACCACTACCTGCATGATCGCGGCATCAAGGACACCTCGGACCAGCATGTGTGGGCCTTCCTCGGTGACGGCGAGATGGATGAGGCCGAGTCGCGCGGCTTCGCCAGCTTCGCCGCGACCGAGGGCCTCGACAACCTCACCTTCGTCATCAACTGCAACCTGCAGCGTCTCGACGGACCCGTGCGCGGCAACGGCAAGATCATCCAGGAGCTCGAGTCGTTCTTCCGCGGCGCCGGCTGGAATGTCATCAAGGTGATCTGGGGCCGCGAGTGGGACAAGCTCTTCTACGCCGACAAGGAAGGGGCGCTGGTGAACCTGATGAACACCACGCCCGACGGCGACTTCCAGACCTACCGCGCCAACGACGGTGGATTCATCCGCGATCACTTCTTCGCCCGTGACCCGCGGACCAAAGAACTCGTCAAGAACATGTCCGACGCCGACATCTGGGAGATGAAGCGCGGCGGGCACGACTACCGCAAGGTGTATGCCGCCTACGCCGCGGCGATGGCACACAAGGGTCAGCCGACGGTGATCCTCGCGCATACCATCAAGGGCTATCTCCTCGGCAGCCACTTCGAGGGCCGCAACGCGACCCACCAGATGAAGAAGCTGACCCTCGACGACCTCAAGGCCTTCCGCGACAACAACCGGATCCCGATCACCGACGCGCAGCTCGAAGAGAACCCGTACCTGCCGCCGTACTACAACCCGGGACCCGAATCCGCCGAGATCCAGTACATGCTCGACCGCCGCAAGGCGCTCGGTGGCTCGCTCCCGGCGCGGCGCACCTCCTCCAAGGTGCTGCGGCCCGACGTCAGCCAGGCGTTGAAAACCGCTGCCAAGGGCTCGGGCAAACAGCAGGTCGCGACCACCATGGCGCTGGTCCGCATTTTCAAGGACCTGTTGCGCGACAAGGAGATCGGCAAGCGGATCGTCCCGATCATCCCGGACGAGGCACGCACCTTCGGGATGGATTCGTGGTTCCCGAGCCTCAAGATCTACAACCGCAACGGGCAGCTCTACACCGCGGTCGACGCCGAGCTGATGCTGGCCTACAAGGAGAGCTCCGAAGGTCAGATCCTGCACGAGGGCATCAACGAGGCCGGGTCGGCAGCATCATTCACCGCGGTCGGTACCTCCTACTCGACCCACGACGAACCGATGATCCCGCTGTACATCTTCTATTCGATGTTCGGCTTCCAGCGCACCGGCGACAGCTTCTGGGCGGCCGCCGACCAGATGACCCGCGGATTCCTCATCGGCGCCACCGCCGGACGCACGACGCTGACCGGCGAGGGCCTACAGCACGCGGACGGTCAGTCTCCGCTGCTCGCCGCCACCAACCCGGCGGTGGTCGCCTACGACCCGGCCTTCGCCTTCGAACTCGGGCACATCATCGCCGACGGGCTCGAGCGGATGTACGGGGAGAACCCGGAAAACGTCTACTACTACCTGACCGTCTACAACGAGCCGATCAGCCAGCCGGCCCGGCCGGAGAACCTCGACGTGGCCGGCGTACTCAAGGGGATCTATCGCTTCGCCGACGCCCCCGAGGGCAAAGAGCACCCGGCCAGCATCCTGGTCTCGGGGGTCACGATGCCCGACGCCCTGCGTGCCCAGGAGTTGCTGGCGCAGGAGTGGAACGTGGGCGCCAACGTGTACTCGGTGACCTCGTGGAGCGAGCTCGCCCGCGATGGTATCCGGGCCGACCGCGCCGCCGTCCGGGAACCGTCCGCCGACGGTGCCCGCGCGTACCTGACCGAAGTACTCGCCGACGTCCCCGGACCGTTCGTGGCGGTCAGCGACTACATGCGCGGCGTGCAGGAACAGATCCGCGCGTATGTGCCCGGCACCTACCTGACGCTGGGCACCGACGGCTTCGGCTTCTCCGACACCCGTCCGGCCGCGCGGCGCTTCTTCAACGTCGACGCCGAGTCGATCGTCGTCGGGGTGCTGGTGGCGCTCGCCCGGGACGGGCACATCCCGTTCACCGTGGCCCGCGAGGCCGCCGACAAGTATCAGATCACCGACGTCAGCGCCGCCGAGGTCTCCTACGCCGACACCGGCAGCGCCTGA
- a CDS encoding GlxA family transcriptional regulator has protein sequence MLRSVGVLLFGNVALFEFGVLYEVFGTDRTDDGVPAFDFRVASPEPGSALTVGNGISIAAPYQFADCRDVDLVAIPGGSTSGDYPDEVLDTLRAVVDNGGRVLTVCSGAFVAAAAGLLDGRRCTTHWMYGAKLARMFPSAEVDTDVLFVDDGPVTTSAGTAAGIDASLHLVRESWGSAVANRIARRMVVPPHRDGGQRQFVDTPMPTCADDGFGELLQWLMEHLDHDIAVDDMATRMHMSGRTFARRFVEEVGVSPRRWLTEQRVLASKRLLETTDLPIEEVARLVGFTSATLLRHHFATAVGVAPLVYRRRFACAGEEAG, from the coding sequence ATGCTGCGTTCGGTCGGTGTGCTCCTGTTCGGAAACGTCGCGCTCTTTGAGTTCGGCGTCCTCTACGAGGTGTTCGGGACCGACCGCACCGACGACGGTGTGCCCGCCTTCGACTTTCGGGTGGCCTCCCCCGAACCCGGGTCGGCGCTGACTGTCGGCAACGGGATTTCGATCGCCGCGCCGTATCAGTTCGCTGATTGTCGGGACGTGGATCTGGTGGCCATCCCCGGTGGCAGCACCTCCGGTGATTACCCGGACGAGGTCCTGGACACGCTGCGTGCGGTGGTCGACAACGGGGGGCGTGTGCTGACCGTGTGTTCGGGGGCGTTCGTGGCTGCTGCCGCCGGTCTGCTCGACGGTCGGCGCTGCACCACGCACTGGATGTACGGGGCCAAGTTGGCGCGCATGTTCCCTTCCGCCGAGGTCGACACCGATGTGTTGTTCGTCGACGACGGGCCGGTCACCACCAGCGCCGGAACTGCCGCGGGCATCGACGCGTCGCTGCACCTCGTGCGGGAGTCGTGGGGGTCCGCGGTGGCCAATCGGATCGCCCGGCGGATGGTGGTGCCGCCGCACCGCGACGGCGGTCAGCGGCAGTTCGTCGACACCCCGATGCCGACTTGCGCCGACGACGGCTTCGGGGAACTGCTGCAGTGGCTGATGGAGCACCTCGACCACGACATCGCGGTCGACGACATGGCGACCCGCATGCACATGTCCGGCCGCACGTTCGCGCGCCGGTTCGTCGAGGAGGTCGGGGTGTCGCCGCGGCGCTGGCTGACCGAGCAGCGCGTGCTGGCCTCCAAGAGATTGCTGGAGACCACCGATCTGCCCATCGAGGAGGTGGCCAGGCTCGTCGGTTTCACCTCGGCGACGTTGCTGCGTCACCACTTCGCGACCGCCGTGGGAGTGGCCCCGCTGGTCTACCGTCGGCGCTTCGCGTGCGCGGGCGAGGAGGCGGGCTGA